The sequence below is a genomic window from Granulicella pectinivorans.
AGATCCGGAGTGGAACTCGCGGGACAAGCCCATGGAGGTACGCGAGAAGTGGGTCGAGATGATGAACGCGGCCATGGAGCGGCACGGCCATATTCATGATCCTGCGCATCGCCTGGATGCGCGTTCCTGGGCCGACCAGGGCCGCCCCGATCTGGCCGAGCTGCGGGAGGAGAAAACGCTTCGTGGCAATGGTCCCGAAGCGATGGAGCGGCACCGGGAGATCGATGGGCTCAGGGAGCAGCGGGCCGAGCTGCCCGCGCTGCACTTGAGCGCGGATAAGGTGATCGAACTTTGGGAACGGGGAGCAGAGCAGCAGATTGCTCAGGTGCAAGAGCGTGAGGCCCGGGAGCTGAGCCGTCTGGACAAGCTCATCGCCGCCGCCAGGGAGTTCGCCCACGAGGTCAAAGACCGTACCGTCGCCTTTGCGAAAGACATCAAGGAGCGGGCCGGTTCCCTATTCGGCAATGCACCCCAGGAAGAGCAGGCCAAGGCCGTCCCAGAGAAAGACCAGGCGCAGGAGCAGGCACGACCGCCTACGCCAGAGATGCAGGCGCGGCTGGATGAACTGTTGGGTGGGTTCCATCGGAGGATGGAGGCGCAGCAGTCCGTCGAGGCGAAGCTGGCCGACTTCGGCAACCGCATGGATACCAGGCTTCAGCAGGAACAGGCGCAGGCGCTTGCC
It includes:
- a CDS encoding MobA/MobL family protein; translation: MKSSSTAPPAAAHAQYIARDGQYQQRGGLELVESGNMPEFARENPHSFWEAADAFERKNGRAYTELQIALPRELAPEQRHELARETARELLGERFAYTLAVHTPLAKDNIEQPHMHLMFSERVVDSNTQSLSEEQFFKRNGAKKDPEWNSRDKPMEVREKWVEMMNAAMERHGHIHDPAHRLDARSWADQGRPDLAELREEKTLRGNGPEAMERHREIDGLREQRAELPALHLSADKVIELWERGAEQQIAQVQEREARELSRLDKLIAAAREFAHEVKDRTVAFAKDIKERAGSLFGNAPQEEQAKAVPEKDQAQEQARPPTPEMQARLDELLGGFHRRMEAQQSVEAKLADFGNRMDTRLQQEQAQALARQQQEQALKQQQEQTKTKEPEIEREHSRGFGIGR